In Shewanella sp. MR-4, the genomic stretch TATCCGTTGCACTTGTGTGGATAACGAATCCGCTAACCATGCCGGTTATGTTTTATGGGGCCTATTTATTGGGCGCCAAAATACTGGGCCATGCTCCACAGGAATTTGCCTTTGAAGCTAGCTGGCAATGGATTGAATCTTCATTGGCAACGATTGGCCCCGCATTTTTGCTTGGTTGCTTGGTTTTAGGAGTGGTATTTTCCGCCGTGGGATACCTGACGATCAGTAATCTCTGGAAATACTCCATCATGTTTAAATGGCAAAAGCGTAAGACAAAATAGTTTTGTAAACGCATTGTCGGCTATTTATATTGCTCATCCGTATCGCGTCTAAACATTTGCAAAGGTGCTCTGACTTTGATGAGCGACTGAGTAACACTGGCTTAACTTGTTGTATTAAAAGGTCGCTCGCCCATCTATTCAACAAGTTAAGCAATATCCTCCTGTCCTATCTTTCTTATCTATGGCCTTGATTAGCTCGCCGCTTGCTAAACTTGTAACTGTTAATTAAGGGGTCTATCTCCACTCCATCCTAGACCCTTCCCCTAC encodes the following:
- a CDS encoding DUF2062 domain-containing protein, with the protein product MPKKLIKKYMPKPETLREHKHLRIFGRLLHNPNLWALNRRSAPGAFAIGLFVAWIPMPFQMVAAAAFAILFKVNIPVSVALVWITNPLTMPVMFYGAYLLGAKILGHAPQEFAFEASWQWIESSLATIGPAFLLGCLVLGVVFSAVGYLTISNLWKYSIMFKWQKRKTK